DNA sequence from the bacterium genome:
ATAGCGCGAAGTTGCAGCCCTCGTACCTGCCGGCGGTGCCGAAGTTGGGCAAAAGGAAGCCGTACAAGACGTTGTGGGCCAGCACCCAGATTATGAAGAACGCGAAACCGGATTGCAAGCGGCGCCGGAAGAGCTGGATAGCGGCGCCCCACAGGCCGAGCTGGCTCAACACGACCGGTTCGGTGAATATCTTCATAGCGTTGGATAGGTCGTTTTGCCCCAGCATCCACACGTGGATGTACCGGTACCAGTAAAACGCCAGTATGGCGGGGCCGTTCCATACGACGCGCTGATAATCGGCCGCCGCGCCCAGGTAAAGCCAGTGCCGGCCGAAATACGTCGTGGGGAAGGGCACGCCCGCCACGAGCCAACTGTGGACTACAAACGGCGTGTCGAACAGCAGCGGCATCAGTACGTAGCCGACGAGCTCGCCCGCGTTCGGCCGCCGCCTTTCGCGGACGAGCTTAAAAACCCACCACGCGAACAGCATGACGACTAGTATGCCTCCCTCGGGCCGCACCGGTACGGAGGCCGCGGCGGCGAAACCGGCGACGGCGTGGCGGCCCCGGCCGAAGGCCGCGGCGGCGAGAGTCGCCAGCGCGAAGAACAGCGACGTCTCCATGCCGGATACCGAAAACCACAACGCCGGCCCGAAGAGCGTAAAAAGGCACGCCGCGGCCGCGGGCCACCACCGCGAGCGGTCGGGCCAGAAACCCCGGCAGAGCCAGTATATCGCCCCCACCCACAGCACGTGGCTCGCGATGGTCAACGCCAACGCCGCGGCCCGCGCCGGGAGGTGGAAGAAATAAGTTTCGCTCAGAAGCATGGTCCATAAGGGCCCGGTGACGCCCGCGGAGCGCTCCCCCGGGTTGTACTCGAACCTTCCCTCTCGGGCCAGGTTCCGGGCGAAAACCTGGTGGATCCAGGCGTCGTCCGAGGACAAATTCAATCCCTCGAGGGGGATGACGGTCGCGAGCCAGATGGCGGGCGCTATTACCGCCAAAGATAGCGTTACGGCCAGCGGCAACTTTGGGCTCTTGAGTATATTGCTCATAAGCGGCATCCGCGTTGAGTTAATTTGGGGCCGGTCCGTCGTTTACCCGGCTTCGCGGGGCGGAAGAAGAAAGGGTTTGTTAATGGCTACCCGAGCCTAATAACCGCGCGGCCTCCTCGAGGTTTCCGGGCCGTACCATATGGCGGACGTTGGGTTGGTCGGGATAGGTCTCCAGCGAGCGGCGGAAGGCTTTTTCCGCGGCCTCAACGTCGCCGACGCGCAGGTACGCGATCGCTTTATTCGCGAGGATTTGCGCGTAGTGCAATCGGAAACTCTGGTCGCCTACGCCTTTGCGCGGAAAGGCCTCGAGGGCTCGGTCGTAGTGCGGTATGGCTTCTTTATAATAACCGTGCATAGCGTAAATATTGGCCAGCTCAAGCAAGGACTCCGTCAAGTCCCGGGCGACGGGCGCGGCCGCGGCGAGCGTCGCGAGCGCTTTGTCGGTCTCGCCGGCCTGGAAATAATCCCTTGCCAGCATTAACTTGTATTTACAAATACCGTCGCGGACCCACTCTTCGGCCAGGTAGCGCCGGGAGGCGGGGTCGGCCTCGACCTCGGCGACGCCCCGCACGGCGTACCGGCGCCAAACGGGCGACACGGGCCGTCGCTCGAGCGGCGGCTCCGTTACGCGGTACAACATACCGGCGGGCTCGAGCGCGAAGCCGTACGACGGGACTTCTTCCCTGAAGATGCTGTAGTAGACGTCGTGGTGGGTGGGCGCGGTTAAGATGTCTCGCTCGAAGGCACGCTCCCACATTTGCGCCGCCACCGGGTCCCGCGGCTCGAGGCGGCCCGCGGCGAAGCGCCCGTACTCCGAGTACACGCTCCCCGTCGCATCCACGAACACGTGGTCCGGTCGGTAGCCTTCGACCTTCTTCAAGTAAGCGGTCTCGAACGTCCCCAGCGAACCGCGTTCGAACATTATGTTAAGGCCGTTGTACGCTATCGTGCGGAGGAAGTTGGCGCCGTAGTCCTCGGCGAAGTAGTAGTCGCGGTAATCGTTCCAATAGAAGTTGAACGCCGCCGGCAGCGCTACGGCCAGCGCGAGGGCGGCGTATCCGGCCCGCCGCACCCAGGCGTTCCGGCGCGTAGTCAACTCGAAGAGCGCCAACCCCAGGAACAGCGCCGACAACATAAAGAAGGGGATGTACCAAACCTGAATCCCCGGGAGTTGATGTCCCTGGAGCAGTAGGACCAGCGCCGCCGTGGCCAGCGGCCCGGTAACCAGCAGCAGCAGCGCCAGAAAGCCCCACGGCTTGGCGCGGCGTATCAAGCCGATTACTATCCCGGCCGCGACGGCCAAGACCGCGGGCGGCGCGAACTCCTGCCATAAGAATTTCCCCAGCTCGAGTAGATGGAACGGCAGGAACTGGAGGCGCTCCGGGTTGGGGCCGCCGTACATCCGCCGCGTAATGTGGCCGTAGGCGCGCGCGAACGTGCGGGGGTCGCCCCAATTTATGGCCGGCCCCTGGACCGCGCGGATGGGTAAATAGAGGTATACCGCGAATCCGAGCAGGACGAACGCGAGCGCCGCGAATAAACCCCGAAGGCTCGGCAACCTGCGAAAACGCCAGATTAAATATACCCCTACCGGTATAGATACTATGGCCGAGGAGGTGTGGGCGCTGAGCGCGAGGCCGCCGACGAAGGCCGCGAGGTACCCCCACCTGACGTCGCGCGTGCGGGCGAAGTTGAAGGCGGCGTACAACACCGCCGCGAGCGCGAGCGCGTTCACCGCGTACGCTTCGGCGACCACGGCCTGGCTCCAGAACGCGCGGCCCAGGCCGAAGGCCGCCGCCGCGGCCGCCGCCGCAGCCGGTGCCGCCATCCGGGCGTCGGTTTTCACGTCCAGTAATAAGCGACGCAGCAGGAGGAACAACACCAGGCAACAGGCCGCGGCCGCCGCCGCCGACGCGAGGTTAACCCGCCAGGCGATGCGGCCGAAGGGCACCAGCGTGAAGAAGTGGCCTACCAGCGACTCGAGCGGATACCCCGACGGGTGGGAGATGCCGAGCTTCGCCGCGGCGGTGATAATCTGCCCCGAGTCCTCGAACGTTATCGTCGGCGGCAGCGTGACCAGGTACGCCGCGAACGGTACGGCGGCGCTTAGTGCGCCGAATAATACGTCTAACTTTTTACCCTTCTTCTTCAAGTCGCGCATTTATTACCCGTGGTTTAGCGGTTTACCCGCTGCCCTTCCGCGCTTCCGCTTTTAACGCGCCGTCCGTCACGGCTTCGCTTGCCCGGCGGCGATAAGCTCCGCCACGTAGGCCGCCGGGGGTTCTTGGCCTTTGAAGAACGACAATACGTACGGCCGGCCCCGGGCGACGAAGAACAGGCGGTCCAACAGCGTGTCCTCGCCCACGTAGACGTCTTCCAGTTCCTTAAAATAATAACCGCGGACCTTCGCCTTCACGACCCGCTTGACGTACAGCGCCAGCCGGTCGCGCCACACGAGGAGGTAGCCCATACGGCGCCGGCCGTAATTGCCCTCCAACACCCGGGCCGCGCCGAGGGGCGCTTCCGCCAGCGCCAGGTCCTGCAGCGGCGGCGGCAAGTTGACCGCCCTCGCCTCCGGCCTCCAATCGGGCTCGAGCCAACGGCGGAGCTTACGCCCCAGGTTCCGAACGTAGTTCGACGAGACCGCCCAGCTTATGCGGAACGCCCGGACCAGCTTGGGCCCGAATATCGCCGCCGAGAGGAGCGCCGCCAATACCAGCGCGCCCAACACGACGGGGTAGAACGCGGCCAGCACGGACCCCAGGGCGACGAACACGTCTTCGGCCGCGCTCACGACGGCGTTGGCGGTCGCGGCGGTGACCTTGGTGGAGGCGACTCGAGCCGTGGCCTTGCCGGCGTGCGCTACGAACGCTACGCCCCCCGCGACCAGGATGGCGATAACCTGCCACGTTACGTCCTGGCCCTGCATCAGGACCGCTACGACGACCATCGCGCCCGGCGTCCGTATGAAGGTGTGAACCGCGTCCCATACGTGGTCCACGGCCGGGATTTTATCGGCCACTACCTCGACGACGAGGAGGACGCCGGCGACGATGAGCACCGGCCAGCTCGCGAGGACGTCGAACTCCGGCCCCAGCACCGTCGCCCCGGTGAGCTTTTTGATCAGGCCCAGCGCGAAGACCGTTACGTATAAATTAATCCCGGCCAGGAACGGGATGCCGAGCGCGCGGGCGGCGATTATGATTGCCGGGGGAACGGCCTACCTCCCGGGTCCTTATTTCTTGTGCCACGGCGTGCGGACGCCGTAGTTGGGGGCCTCTTTGGTTATCTGGACGTCGTGGGGGTGGCTCTCGGCCAGGCCGGCGGGCGTCACGCGGACGAACTCCGCGGTTTTCCACAGCGTTTTTACGTCCTTGGCGCCGCAGTAGCCCATGCCGGCGCGCAGGCCGCCGACGAGTTGATAGACGACTTGCGACAACGGGCCCCGGTACGGGACGCGGCCCTCGATGCCTTCGGGCACGAGCTTCGCCGCTTCGGCGTCTTCCGGCTGGCCGTAGCGGTCGCGCGACAGCGACGAGCCGCCCAGCGCGCCCATGCTCCCCATGCCGCGGTAGGATTTGTAGGCGCGACCCTCGTAGAGTATGAGCTCGCCCGGGCTCTCCTCGGTTCCGGCGAAGAGCGAGCCGATCATCACGGACGAAGCGCCGGCGGCGACGGCCTTGGTAATGTC
Encoded proteins:
- a CDS encoding DUF2723 domain-containing protein; the encoded protein is MRDLKKKGKKLDVLFGALSAAVPFAAYLVTLPPTITFEDSGQIITAAAKLGISHPSGYPLESLVGHFFTLVPFGRIAWRVNLASAAAAAACCLVLFLLLRRLLLDVKTDARMAAPAAAAAAAAAFGLGRAFWSQAVVAEAYAVNALALAAVLYAAFNFARTRDVRWGYLAAFVGGLALSAHTSSAIVSIPVGVYLIWRFRRLPSLRGLFAALAFVLLGFAVYLYLPIRAVQGPAINWGDPRTFARAYGHITRRMYGGPNPERLQFLPFHLLELGKFLWQEFAPPAVLAVAAGIVIGLIRRAKPWGFLALLLLVTGPLATAALVLLLQGHQLPGIQVWYIPFFMLSALFLGLALFELTTRRNAWVRRAGYAALALAVALPAAFNFYWNDYRDYYFAEDYGANFLRTIAYNGLNIMFERGSLGTFETAYLKKVEGYRPDHVFVDATGSVYSEYGRFAAGRLEPRDPVAAQMWERAFERDILTAPTHHDVYYSIFREEVPSYGFALEPAGMLYRVTEPPLERRPVSPVWRRYAVRGVAEVEADPASRRYLAEEWVRDGICKYKLMLARDYFQAGETDKALATLAAAAPVARDLTESLLELANIYAMHGYYKEAIPHYDRALEAFPRKGVGDQSFRLHYAQILANKAIAYLRVGDVEAAEKAFRRSLETYPDQPNVRHMVRPGNLEEAARLLGSGSH
- a CDS encoding DUF4126 domain-containing protein, with protein sequence MIIAARALGIPFLAGINLYVTVFALGLIKKLTGATVLGPEFDVLASWPVLIVAGVLLVVEVVADKIPAVDHVWDAVHTFIRTPGAMVVVAVLMQGQDVTWQVIAILVAGGVAFVAHAGKATARVASTKVTAATANAVVSAAEDVFVALGSVLAAFYPVVLGALVLAALLSAAIFGPKLVRAFRISWAVSSNYVRNLGRKLRRWLEPDWRPEARAVNLPPPLQDLALAEAPLGAARVLEGNYGRRRMGYLLVWRDRLALYVKRVVKAKVRGYYFKELEDVYVGEDTLLDRLFFVARGRPYVLSFFKGQEPPAAYVAELIAAGQAKP